TAGGTTTGTTCTCACATAACATACAAATCAACAGTTATATCCAACTCAAGCATAGTCTGCTCGGAAATTCGATGTCAAAAAGTCCCCCTTTTATACCGCTACCACTATAGACCTGCCTAGAAGCTCACATAATTTTAGCTGACTTAAACGGAGAAACACTCGATATAAAGAAAGTTTCACAGCTTCCTTATGAGAAGAAATAGCCTCTGGTCAAGTTCAAAGTGGGAAACATGAGAAGCTTCTCCTCTCAATAGCATTAAAAGCCCACCATATGATACATAGATCTCCCTGAAAGTAACACACACCTTTAATTTTAAGATCAAGCAGCTACAATGATAGAATAAACAAAGATATACTAGTGGTTAGCAAACATACGCTTTAAGTCCTTTCCCTGAAGAATCATCGGATATCTTGTATAACTTCCCATGCATGACATACTCATACTTATCTGCAAGAGACTTCCTCCCCTGGAATACATGTTGAAATTTTTTAGGCATACGGCAACAAAGTAATGGATGTGTTTAAGATATAGGCACCTTTTCATACATAATAACCATATAGACTTGTTTAAATAAAGTTGGCCAGCCGCTccataataaaaaatgataacaGATTATCTCTTTCTCTTTGTTTAACTCTCTTACTGAACAGTTACATTGagataataaataatagaaaacaaGACCAGCCGTTTGTGTTTGTGCATGTTAAGAGGACAAGGTATATAGATAAGTTCTCCGATAAATGATGTATCTTGGGCAAAAGAGTGCAAACAAAGGAAACTGGTCTTTGTATTGCTTATCGAGGAAGACCAACAAGAAACTACACATGAGGAcagaaaatttaaattattaatggcACATTGTTCTGTATAGCAGACTCTACTAATAAAGCTCAATTTGTTATTGTTATCATATGGCACATTAAAGACAATGTGTAGTATTCATGGAAAATAAGTAGAATTTTGGAGCACTATTTTAGCTGACTTGGTAGCTAACCGATCAAACCTATAATTATTTCATTGTTAGAATTAGAACCCTATGAACATCTTAGTTATTGAGACCAAACTTCAAGGGAAAATTGTTTATTTACCCCCACAAACTATAACATATGCTACAAACACATTCCATATGCAACAGTAGTAATCGGTTTAATGTAGCCACTTAGTCCTCTTAAGACCCTAAGGAAAcataaacactttttttttccctCTCCAGCACACCCTCCAAAGCCCCAAACACCGAACACACACATAAATGGCAATGTCAACCACAATTTATGCACATTTTTCTAGCTTAGTTCAACTTTGATAATATCATATGAGAAGGCCAAACTATATTAAACTTTATGAATAGCTTTAGTGACTGACAAACTATATTAAACAATTAGGACTTAAATCATTGATTAGAACCAAATTGAAACTGAATATACAAACAGTTAATGATCAAACTCAAGCTCGGGAGATCAGAGTCAAGGTTATCTGAATAGTTTCATTTCCAATAAGAATATCTTTTGCTGCAGAAAAAGAAATAGCCAAGAGCATTAACCATTAAAACATGATAGTAAGATTACCGGATTGAAATAGCCAGTATCAGGCGTCCCATCCAAATTCAACGTGTGAGCTAACGCCATTGTGAATTTATCACCAACATGCATAGGATATATCTCTGTATTTACATCGAGGTGCATGAACATATCACAGTTCTGGCTCCGTGCTTCAATGCGGGTAACTGCATCAATGTATAAACAAATGTAAATTGAATGCAAATTAGGGGTGTAAATCAGACACTAATGCTCGCAAGCTACACAAGTTCgactcaaaaaaaattcaaactcgaTTCAGCAATTATCGAGTCAACCTCAAACTTGAGCAGCTTGAGCCATTGGTCAAGCTGAATTCGAGCTTAGTACTTGACTCGAATGGCTTATGAGCCTTATtgagcttttcatatttttacattattaaattatgttactACCCTTAATATATTATTAACCTTAAGCTTAATTATTGAATTGAACTTGAGTACAAAAATTTGTAAACTAGCATAATCAAGCTCAAGTAGCTTGATTATATCTCAAGCCGAACTCGAGCTTAAAAATAGATGTTTAATTGAGCTCAAGTTGAGTATCGAGCTCCGAATTCCAAGTCGAGTTCAAGCTTGCTGTAAAAATTAGGTGGAAAAAAACCCATTAAAACTGCTTTATATCTAccatttaagtaaatattaaacaaaatatGCACTTCTAACCCTACATAGTTTAGAGTATTACCTCAAAAAAGttaatcaaaataacaaaaaacaaCACCAATAATACTAATAATTGGGAACAAAATCCAGGTTTCTCAATGAGCATGGAGTACTAGAAAATCATCCAAATCCATAACATATACATAAAATTGCAAAATATTACAGAACAATGAAATAAACACAGTGAAATAAGAATACCCAAAGTAAGTAATTAGAGAAAGAATcgcaaaaataacttaaaaaaagaaGAGGAGATTAAAGATTTGACCTTTATCAAACTTTTTACCATCTGGGTCAAGCTTATCAACAACAAAAATATCCTCAAAAAGTATTAAGTTTGACATCGTCTGCAAAATTTTAAACACTCGAAACAGAGAAAAACTATCTGAACAAGAGTCAACAGATACAAAAGAGAGTGGCTTTGTAGCTTTTATATAAAAGAAGGGAACCCCAAAACCTAGGGTAAATTCAGGCTCGGTCTGAAAGCAAAttagaatcttttttttttaggtaatttgattattatttgaataatatttaagggtaaattacgcCATTAGTTATTAAACTATGagtaaattttagttttagtcatttaactaaaaaagttacaattaggtcattgaaatatttaaaaaattttatttaagtaactgagctattcaaaaaatttatttgaatcactgggttattaagttttttttaagttcCATGAGTGAGCTCCAAGCGACGATCTGACAATTGATATGATGGATTAGTATCTATCGATGAATAGAAAAATATATCTTAGATCAAAATTGATATGACGTTCAGTGTCGGAGATTAAAGAAAAAAGTAGTTTCAATTTTGGTGAAAGAAGTTTGATGGTAAATCGCAGACTGTGAATCAATATGAGTTGAAAGAGAATGAGAAAGAGAAAGATGATAAGAGAAAGAGATAGAGATCCTTGTGTATTAGTAGCATCTGGagaagaaattgaatgaattttcacCATTGAAATTAGCAAGTGCTGTTCGAAAAAGAActaatattagtttaaacataTCAAAGATTCTTTTAGCCACACATGGAGCAAGGATTAGTTCCTAAAAAGATGTTCAcaaatgaaattaatttgttttagggtctgtttgattgccagtaaaatatttttcgaaaaatgatttcgggaaaatgttttacttttctgtaaaatgatttactggaaaatattttctgatgtttgattgaatctgtttgattgaatctgtgtaaaatattttctgctgtttggcagatttcttagaaatatttttcgaaaaaattgtttttacatatattgatatatattaataaatttttatattttaaattatttttacatatattgcaataatttatttataataatactcaattattaagccacaatattaatcgttataaattaaaaaaattaatatcaaataaattatttgtaattgtgttaaaaaaataagtattgaataattaaaaaaacaagttactggaaaattgataaatagaagcaattttctatcggaaatgaaggaaggaatgaaggaggcgatagagaagagagcacggaaaatgtcttacggaaattgaaagggtaagacattttccctaaaatgtaa
The sequence above is drawn from the Gossypium hirsutum isolate 1008001.06 unplaced genomic scaffold, Gossypium_hirsutum_v2.1 scaffold_1261, whole genome shotgun sequence genome and encodes:
- the LOC107941303 gene encoding DNA-directed RNA polymerases II, IV and V subunit 8B, translated to MSNLILFEDIFVVDKLDPDGKKFDKVTRIEARSQNCDMFMHLDVNTEIYPMHVGDKFTMALAHTLNLDGTPDTGYFNPGRKSLADKYEYVMHGKLYKISDDSSGKGLKAEIYVSYGGLLMLLRGEASHVSHFELDQRLFLLIRKL